Within Bacillus sp. 2205SS5-2, the genomic segment AGCAACTCAATCCTGACACTCTCTATCTTGTTAACAATGCAGCCATGGTTGGCCCCGTTGAAAAAGTAGGGAATATTTCCCCAATAGAGCTTGAAAAAAGTTTACATGTGAATATTCTAGCTCCTATGCTGATTGTGAATTTACTTCTTCCAACATTTGCGTTAACCTCAACAGAACTGATTGTCGTGAATGTTAGTTCAGGTGCCGCCTATCGTCCCATTTCCGGCTGGAGCGTCTATGGACCGACAAAAGCGGCTTTAAATCTATTTACGGAAACTGCATCACTAGAGCAGGAGGGTGTGAAAAACCCAGCTACGTTTATCGCCTTTAATCCTGGCATCATGGATACAGATATGCAGCTGGAAATTCGCTCATCTCACAAGGATTCCTTTAAAGACGTTGCAAAGTTTCAAGAATATAAAGAAAAAAATGTTTTAAGAACGCCAACTCTTGTGGCTGACAAATTAGCTTCTCTTCTCGATGAAGGGAAGTTAGAGACTGGAAAAACCTATGCCATTAATGAGCTGCTTTAAAACGGATGAATCTTCATCCGTTTTTTTATAAATGCAGTTTTTGCAAAGTTTGTGGCTTTTCGAATCAGTCTATAAATTGTGAAATGGGCGATTTAATCAAAAATCAGATGAGATAGCCACAATGTGTACGAAAAGAGCCTTTGTAAAAGCTGTTTTCGAAGCGTTTTTTAGAATTCTTTGGATGAATTCACGGCCAATATAGATCTTGAATTAATATGAAGAACCTATCGTAGTAAAATACCTGAAATGTGACTTTTCATAAGAATTTCAGCTTTTTGAAGCAGGGAATAGTCAAGTTACTAAGCAATGAAAGGAAGAGGCTAATGGGGATACACCAATATTTTAAAAGTTTGTCCGATCTAGAAAAAATTTATCGTTGCCCGGGTAAATTTAAATACGATGAGCATTCCGTCGCAAGTCATTCTTTTAAGGTCACGAAAATAGCTCAATTTTTAGGGACAGTTGAAGAAAAAGAAGGGAAAGAAGTGGATTGGAAATCTCTTTATGAGAAAGCACTGAACCATGATTATGCAGAATTATTTACTGGGGATATTAAAACACCTGTGAAGTATGCCTCAGTAGAACTGCGGAAGTTATTTAGTGAAGTTGAAGAAGAAATGACGAAGAAATTTGTCACGAAAGAAATTCCACCAGCGTATCAAGAAGTCTATTTACATCGTTTACAAGAAGGAAAAGATGACTCTTTAGAAGGAAGAATTTTGTCAGTGGCTGATAAAATTGATCTCTTATATGAATCATTTGGCGAGATTCAAAAGGGTAATCCAGAACCGCTGTTTTTTGAAATTTATCAAGAAGCATTGAGTACGATTTTAATTTATAAAAAATTAACATCAGTACAGTATTTTCTCAAAGTGGTGTTGCCTGATATGCTTTCAGAAAAATTTATCCCTCAAAATGAACTTCGGTCGATTACAAAGAAGATTATTGACCGGGACTAAGTAAAGAACGCTTTTCATGATAGCGGGAATAAGGTAAGATGAGTAATGGATAAGACCAAGGAGTGAATACGATGACGAAAGTATTGTTAGCTATTTTCTTACCAGGCTTGTTAGTCGTGTTTTTTGCCAGAGTTACGTACAGTCACTTTGTCGCCCTCGCCTTAACCGTTGCCCTAATTACCGCTTCAGTTTATAAGGGGTATACTGATACGTGGCTACTGATTGTCGTTGATGCGGCATCGTTAACAGCTGGTTTTTGGTATGCAAATCAAATGAGACTAAAAGCAAAAAAAAGTGCCTAAGCAGAAAAGGAAGGATACCTTTTGGCTTGAGCATTTTTTTGTGTGCGAAAAACCAAGTCAGAAATGTATCTTAAAAATAGGAACTGTAACGCTCCATTATTGATAACGTCAAAGTTGATAGCTGTGATTTAATAAGGCTGTTTTCGGAAAGATTTTGGCTATTCGAATGAGCCTTCCTATCATGATGAAGAATGACTTCGAGCATCTTTTCGCATCATTTTCAACCCGTAATGAAGTAAAGGGTGTTTCTATCCTTTTTTTGTATGCTATAGCAAAAAAGTATGCGAATAGAGCCATTAATAAAAATATCATCCATTTATAGAGTGGAGCAACATAGTTGACTTTTATACCGTAGGGGGTATAATAATGAATAGAACAACAATGAGAAAAAGTAACTAAAAGCAATGATAGAAAACCAAGCTGGAAAAATTGAAGGAGGTAATACAATGTTTTTTCGAAGCTTTTTTGATGAGAATCTTGCCCAATACTCTTATTTAGTAGGGTGCCAACGGACTGGTGAAGCCATTGTCATTGATCCAGCACGTGACACATCCTTATACCAAGAAACAGCTACAAATGAAGGGTTTAACCTAGTCGCAGCAGCTGAAACGCATATACATGCCGATTTTGTCTCAGGTGCACGTCAAATGGCAGAAGACTATGGAACACTGCTCTATCTTTCAGATGAAGGCGATGAAAACTGGAAGTATCGTTATTTAGATGAAGTGAAGCATGAACTTGTGAGGGATGAATCGGTCTTTTATATCGGAAATATAGAATTTAAGGTCTTCCATACCCCGGGGCATACCCCAGAAAGTATTTCGTTTTTGCTGACGGATAAAGGGGGCGGCTCATCTGTACCAATGGGAATATTCACAGGAGATTTTGTGTTTGTTGGAGATGTTGGACGCCCTGATTTACTTGAAAAAGCCGCTGGAGTGAAAGGGACCGCTGATATTGGAGCGAAAGACATGTTCCATTCGGTCAAAAAATTCAAAGAGCTTCCTGATTATGTAATGGTGTGGCCAGGGCACGGTGCTGGCAGTGCCTGTGGAAAGTCATTAGGCGCAGTTCCATTTTCAACTGTGGGTTATGAAAAGAAAAATAACTGGGCGTTCCTTATGAACGATGAAGAATCCTTTATAGCAGAGTTATTAAAAGATCAACCAGAACCACCAACTTATTTTGCGATGATGAAGAAAGTAAATAAAGAAGGTCCTGCCTTATTAACGAGAGAAGTTAAAGCGACCATCTACGATAAAAATGATTTAGAAAATCTGCTGCAAAAAGAGAAGACGGTCTTAATTGATTCTCGATCACAATCCGAATTTTCCACTAGCCATATCGAAGGATCCATCAACATCCCTTATAACAAAGGATTTGCCAATTGGGCGGGATGGCTGTTTGAATACGATGAAAACTTAGTCATTCTTGCAGCGGAAGACCATCGAGATGAACTTCAACTTGCCTTAGAGTCGATTGGATTAGACAGAATCGTTTCTTATGTGGCTCCTGAAGTGTTAGGCCAATACGAGAGTACGCTTGAACAGTATGAATATATTGAGGCGGATCAACTAGTTGCTCAATACGAGGACGACTCGACTTATGTGATAGATATTCGCAAACAAAGCGAATGGAATGAAGGGCATCTTCCAACAGCACATCATCATTTATTAGGGAATTTACGAAAACAAGGCGATCGAATTCCGCGTAATAAAAAACTGATTGTGCACTGTCAATCAGGTACACGTTCAGCTATTGGAACAAGTGTATTACAGGCAATGGGCTATAAAAACATCCATAATTATAGTGGTGGATTCTCCGATTGGAAAAATAAAAACCATCCAATCGATATGAAAGATCCTTCCCAAAAAAGGAATTGACGATCTGCCGTTGGATCAAGTGAAATTTAACCGATTGCTGGCTGCATCTTTAGCCCTCATCATTGGAATTGGGGCAGGGATTGTGGGAGCAGCAGGTGCCTTTTTATTAGTACCGATTATGCTGGTCGTAGTGAAGATTCCAACAAGAATGACGATTGCCTCCCCATTAGGAGCGGAATTTGGTCAGAAAATAAATACCAAGTTTCTACAGTGGTTTTTAGCTCTACTTATTTTAGGAACAACGATAAAAATTTGGATTAATTTAATATTATAGGCGGTTTTGGCAGCAAGATATGTTCCGTCGATAGTCAAAGTGAAGAGCAACAATGAATACGAAAAAATCTATTATAACGATTTTTAGAAATGGCGGTACTCTAATGAAAAACAGTAGAGTTCTGCCTTTTTTGTGTTTCAAATGAGAAATTAGCGGAACAGTCTCTCATTGTACTTTGTTTATTGGCTTACTCACTGAAATGAAGGCATTTCCAACTAAAATCTAAGGTCGTCATGTCGCTCTTCTTTTACGAATAGGGACCACCTGGAAGAGTATCAAAAAACCGTGAGTTTAATAAATCAAACAAATGTTCGCTTTTTATTGGTTAAACTAGTTTAAATTGTGGTAGAATGGGGATAAAGTTAGAGTAGAAAGTGTATACCTATTATCGACCATAAAACATTGAACCAAACAACAAGTACATAGAGCATGTGGAAGGGATAATACCGCCCTTTATAGCCTGAAATAATCAATACTCCATCATGACAGATAACAGATCCTCTACGATTAGAAATGTTCTTATACAAGGCTTTTTTCACAAAGTTTGCTGATTTTCAAACCAGTTTATAAACGGTGATATTGCTTTGTTCCGGGACATTTTTTCACTAATTTCTGATGTGAATTACCCGCAAAATGGAGGATTCTATCTAAAAGTAGACTAAATAACAGTAAGGTATACAAATAGCCTTATATAAAGAATGAATTGAAGCTGATAGGAGGCTTACCATTGAGTGAATTTCAGTTGAAATCAAAATATCAACCACAAGGAGATCAACCGCGGGCCATCCAAAAAATAGTGGATGGAATTAATGAAGGACAACGACATCAAACATTATTAGGGGCAACCGGAACAGGGAAAACGTTTACGATGTCAAATGTGATCCAACAAGTCAAAAAACCAACCTTGGTTATTGCGCATAATAAAACGTTAGCAGGTCAGCTTTATAGTGAATTCAAAGACTTCTTTCCTGATAACGCCGTAGAGTACTTTGTCAGCTATTATGACTACTATCAACCTGAAGCTTATGTTCCTCAAACAGATACCTTTATCGAAAAGGATGCCAGTATTAATGATGAAATCGATAAGCTTCGCCATTCCGCAACATCGTCTCTCTTCGAACGTGAAGATGTTATTATCATAGCGAGCGTGTCGTGTATTTATGGTCTAGGTTCGCCAGAAGAGTATCGTAATCTGGTTGTTTCGCTTCGTGTCGGTATGGAATTAGAGCGGAACGCCCTTCTTCGTAAACTTGTAGATGTGCAATACGAGCGCAACGATATCGATTTTCGTCGCGGGACGTTTCGTGTACGTGGAGATGTGGTTGAAATCTTTCCAGCCTCACGAGATGAGCATTGTATTCGAATCGAATTTTTTGGCGATGAAATTGATCGAATTCGAGAAGTAGACTCCTTAACTGGCGAGATTATTAGCGAGCGAGACCATGTCGCTATCTTCCCAGCCTCTCACTTCGTAACCCGTGAGGAAAAGATGAAAGTAGCCATCGGAAATATTGAACATGAGCTAGAAGAACAGCTAAAGATCATGCGTGAAGAGAATCAATTGTTAGAGGCTCAACGATTAGAGCAGCGAACTCGTTATGATTTAGAGATGATGCAAGAGATGGGCTTTTGTTCAGGCATTGAAAACTATTCTCGGCATTTAACGCTACGTTCTAAAGGGGCTACTCCGTATACATTAATCGATTATTTTCCGGAAGACTTTTTGATTATTATTGATGAGTCTCACGTGAGTCTTCCGCAAATTCGAGGGATGTATAACGGTGACCAAGCGAGGAAAAAGGTTCTCGTGGATCATGGTTTCCGTCTGCCATCGGCAATGGATAATCGTCCTTTAACATTTAAAGAATTTGAAGAAAAAACAAATCAAATTGTTTATGTGACCGCCACCCCTGGTCCATATGAAATGGAACATAGTCCAGAAATGGTCGAGCAAATTATTCGACCAACAGGGTTATTGGATCCAACTATTGATGTCCGTCCGATACAAGGACAAATTGATGATCTCGTAGATGAGATTAATGAAAGAATTCAGCAAAATGAGCGTGTCCTTGTGACAACATTAACGAAAAAAATGTCAGAGGATTTATCAGCCTATCTCAAAGAACTCGGGATGAAAGTTCAGTATTTGCACTCTGAAATTAAAACACTAGAACGAATTGAAATTATTCGTGACCTTCGCTTGGGAAAATACGATGTCTTGATTGGGATTAACTTATTACGAGAAGGGTTAGATATTCCAGAAGTATCGCTCGTCACCATTCTAGATGCAGACAAAGAAGGTTTCCTGCGCTCTGAGAGGGCGTTAATTCAGACCATTGGTCGTGCCGCTCGTAATTCCAATGGACACGTTATTATGTATGCAGATAAAATGACGGATTCAATGCAAAAAGCGATTGGTGAAACGAAGCGTCGTCGTCTTCTTCAAGAAGAGAACAATCTAAGATTAGGCGTTACTCCACAAACGATCCAAAAAGATATTCGCGATGTGATTCGCGCGACAAAAGTGGCTGAGGATCAGGAAGAATTTGACGTACCAAAATCAACGAAAAAAATGACCAAGAAAGAAAAAAATAATCTGATATCTCAGCTTGAAACCGATATGAAAGCTGCGGCAAAAGCCCTTGACTTTGAACGAGCTGCTCAGCTACGAGATACAATTCTAGAGTTAAAAGCGGAAGGATGACCATTAGATGGGTATAGATAAAATTATTGTAAAGGGAGCAAGAGCTCATAATTTAAAAAATATTGATGTCACCATTCCAAGAGATAAACTGGTGGTGTTAACGGGCTTATCAGGTTCAGGGAAATCATCCTTGGCATTTGATACTGTCTACGCCGAGGGGCAACGTCGTTACGTAGAATCTTTGTCAGCTTATGCACGGCAATTTCTAGGGCAAATGGACAAACCGGATGTCGATGCGATTGAAGGGCTGTCTCCTGCGATTTCGATTGATCAAAAAACAACGAGTCGAAACCCGCGTTCGACCGTTGGAACCGTAACGGAAATTTATGATTATCTTAGACTTCTCTATGCAAGAGTAGGGAAACCGATTTGCCCGAATCATGGAACTGAAATTTCCTCACAAACGATTGAACAGATGGTCGATCGAATTATCGTGTATCCAGAAAGAACAAAGCTCCAGGTTCTCGCGCCGATTGTTTCTGGAAGAAAAGGGACTCATGTAAAAACACTTGAGGACGTGAAAAAGCAAGGCTATGTTCGTGTCCGTGTAAATGGGGAAATGATCGATTTAAGTGAAGAAATTGAATTGGAAAAAAATAAAAAACATAATATTGAAGTAGTCATTGATCGAATTGTTGTGAAAGAGGGAGTGGAAGCGCGTTTAGCTGACTCTCTAGAGTCGGCTCTTAAGCTAGCTGAAGGGCGCGTCCTGATCGATGTGATGGGAGAAGAAGAGTTATTGTTCTCTGAGCACCATGCTTGTCCAATTTGCGGATTTTCAATTGGCGAGCTTGAACCACGAATGTTTTCATTTAACTCTCCATATGGAGCGTGCACGAGCTGTGATGGATTAGGCACGAAGCTCGAGGTGGATAAGGAGCTAGTGATTCCGAATAGTGAATTGAGCTTACGTGCTCATGCGATTGCTCCGTGGGAGCCGTCA encodes:
- a CDS encoding CsbA family protein, with the translated sequence MTKVLLAIFLPGLLVVFFARVTYSHFVALALTVALITASVYKGYTDTWLLIVVDAASLTAGFWYANQMRLKAKKSA
- a CDS encoding MBL fold metallo-hydrolase, with protein sequence MFFRSFFDENLAQYSYLVGCQRTGEAIVIDPARDTSLYQETATNEGFNLVAAAETHIHADFVSGARQMAEDYGTLLYLSDEGDENWKYRYLDEVKHELVRDESVFYIGNIEFKVFHTPGHTPESISFLLTDKGGGSSVPMGIFTGDFVFVGDVGRPDLLEKAAGVKGTADIGAKDMFHSVKKFKELPDYVMVWPGHGAGSACGKSLGAVPFSTVGYEKKNNWAFLMNDEESFIAELLKDQPEPPTYFAMMKKVNKEGPALLTREVKATIYDKNDLENLLQKEKTVLIDSRSQSEFSTSHIEGSINIPYNKGFANWAGWLFEYDENLVILAAEDHRDELQLALESIGLDRIVSYVAPEVLGQYESTLEQYEYIEADQLVAQYEDDSTYVIDIRKQSEWNEGHLPTAHHHLLGNLRKQGDRIPRNKKLIVHCQSGTRSAIGTSVLQAMGYKNIHNYSGGFSDWKNKNHPIDMKDPSQKRN
- a CDS encoding (S)-benzoin forming benzil reductase; amino-acid sequence: MKLAIITGASKGLGAALAFNLLEKNIGIVSISRTKNEELENFAKETSTFFQHYPCDLSQRDDTLQTMNKVISEIQQLNPDTLYLVNNAAMVGPVEKVGNISPIELEKSLHVNILAPMLIVNLLLPTFALTSTELIVVNVSSGAAYRPISGWSVYGPTKAALNLFTETASLEQEGVKNPATFIAFNPGIMDTDMQLEIRSSHKDSFKDVAKFQEYKEKNVLRTPTLVADKLASLLDEGKLETGKTYAINELL
- the uvrB gene encoding excinuclease ABC subunit UvrB; the protein is MSEFQLKSKYQPQGDQPRAIQKIVDGINEGQRHQTLLGATGTGKTFTMSNVIQQVKKPTLVIAHNKTLAGQLYSEFKDFFPDNAVEYFVSYYDYYQPEAYVPQTDTFIEKDASINDEIDKLRHSATSSLFEREDVIIIASVSCIYGLGSPEEYRNLVVSLRVGMELERNALLRKLVDVQYERNDIDFRRGTFRVRGDVVEIFPASRDEHCIRIEFFGDEIDRIREVDSLTGEIISERDHVAIFPASHFVTREEKMKVAIGNIEHELEEQLKIMREENQLLEAQRLEQRTRYDLEMMQEMGFCSGIENYSRHLTLRSKGATPYTLIDYFPEDFLIIIDESHVSLPQIRGMYNGDQARKKVLVDHGFRLPSAMDNRPLTFKEFEEKTNQIVYVTATPGPYEMEHSPEMVEQIIRPTGLLDPTIDVRPIQGQIDDLVDEINERIQQNERVLVTTLTKKMSEDLSAYLKELGMKVQYLHSEIKTLERIEIIRDLRLGKYDVLIGINLLREGLDIPEVSLVTILDADKEGFLRSERALIQTIGRAARNSNGHVIMYADKMTDSMQKAIGETKRRRLLQEENNLRLGVTPQTIQKDIRDVIRATKVAEDQEEFDVPKSTKKMTKKEKNNLISQLETDMKAAAKALDFERAAQLRDTILELKAEG
- a CDS encoding HD domain-containing protein codes for the protein MGIHQYFKSLSDLEKIYRCPGKFKYDEHSVASHSFKVTKIAQFLGTVEEKEGKEVDWKSLYEKALNHDYAELFTGDIKTPVKYASVELRKLFSEVEEEMTKKFVTKEIPPAYQEVYLHRLQEGKDDSLEGRILSVADKIDLLYESFGEIQKGNPEPLFFEIYQEALSTILIYKKLTSVQYFLKVVLPDMLSEKFIPQNELRSITKKIIDRD